In Tepidamorphus gemmatus, one genomic interval encodes:
- a CDS encoding DUF3828 domain-containing protein, translating into MILFYLNALPVMAQSGPETIVKDIYDTYSGPGQIGLWPSDPGPRAMFSARLRPLLEKDYERAETDGIGLLDFDIFVDGQDFDLSDVEIGRAAVSGDRATVEARFRNFGEPKRIVYGFVREDGAWKIDEVSSPDGEYPWALSELLSR; encoded by the coding sequence GTGATCCTTTTCTATCTCAACGCCCTGCCAGTGATGGCGCAATCCGGCCCCGAGACGATCGTCAAGGATATTTACGACACCTATTCCGGCCCCGGTCAGATCGGGCTGTGGCCGTCCGATCCCGGTCCGCGCGCGATGTTCTCGGCACGGCTGCGGCCGCTCTTGGAGAAGGACTACGAGCGTGCCGAGACCGACGGCATCGGTCTCCTCGATTTCGACATCTTTGTCGACGGCCAGGATTTCGACCTGTCCGACGTCGAGATCGGCAGGGCCGCGGTGTCGGGCGACCGGGCCACGGTCGAGGCGCGGTTCCGCAACTTCGGCGAGCCGAAGCGCATCGTCTACGGCTTCGTCCGGGAAGACGGCGCCTGGAAGATCGACGAGGTGTCGTCGCCGGACGGGGAATATCCCTGGGCGCTGTCGGAGCTGCTGTCACGCTAG